From Pirellulales bacterium, a single genomic window includes:
- a CDS encoding toll/interleukin-1 receptor domain-containing protein, producing MTNQPKASFDVFLSYRKPDVELARAVYRRLVAAGLTVWFDEQRLETGDHWYREIDRHCQASRVVVPVLTPRWQQSQWTRFEAYGAAVVVPVLVEGEFQDVAPPPLR from the coding sequence ATGACGAACCAGCCCAAAGCGTCGTTCGACGTGTTTTTGAGCTATCGCAAGCCGGACGTCGAGCTGGCCCGGGCCGTCTATCGGCGGCTGGTCGCCGCCGGGCTCACGGTCTGGTTCGACGAGCAGCGGCTCGAAACGGGCGATCACTGGTATCGCGAGATCGACCGCCACTGCCAGGCCAGCCGCGTCGTGGTGCCGGTGCTCACGCCGCGCTGGCAGCAGTCGCAGTGGACGCGGTTCGAGGCCTACGGCGCCGCCGTCGTCGTGCCGGTGCTCGTCGAGGGCGAGTTTCAGGACGTGGCGCCGCCGCCCTTGCGCA